The Microbacterium luteum nucleotide sequence AGTCCCAGCAGCACCGATCCGGTGATCGAGGCGATGACCGCCGAGCTGAAGGCCGCGAAGAGGAACTGCGCCTCGATCGCGACGTTGACCACGCCGACCCGCTCGCCGATGACACCGCCCAGTGCGCCGAACACGAGGGGAACCGACAGCGACACCGCGCCGAACAGGAGCCCGGTGACCGGCACCAGCCCGCCCGCGGCAGACCACGTGAGGAACGCGAACACGGCCAGCAGCGCGAAGACGATCGGCACCCACAGCCCGACCTTTCGGAAGGTCGCCACCGCCCAGAACGCGTACGCGGTGAGCAGCGCGAGGACGATCGCGCAGATGGTGACCGCCGGCGCGGTCGGGATGCCGATGTCGCCCAGGTCGATGGATGCGGTGCGGTCGCCGAGGCGATAGGTGCTGACGCCGTCGCGACCGAAGACGAACGCCATGAGCCAGATCAGGGCGGTCGCCACGGCGAGGGAGATCGGCAGCTTGAAGTGACGCTTCCTCACGCGTTCTCGCACGATCGCGCCACCGGAGGCGGAGGTCGGAAGGCTCGTGTCGATGCTCATGCCGCACCCGCCTTCGCCGCGCGACGGGCTCGTCGCTTCGCGGAGAGCTCGCTGTCGTCCTGGGGCAGGAAGAAGATGGTGCGGATCAGCGGCGGCGCCGCGATGAACAGCACGATGAGCGCCTGCACGACCACCACGATGTCGACGGGGATGTCCTGCGCCACCTGCATCGTGAAGCTGCCGGCCTTCAGCGCACCGAACAGGATGCCCGCGGCGAAGACGCCCCAGGCCTTGCTGCGGCCGAGGAGCGCGACCGTGATCGCGTCGAAGCCGATGCCCGCGTCGATGCCGCTGCCGAAGCCACTCGTGATCGTTCCGGAGATCTGGTTGACGCCCGCGAGGCCGGCGAGGGCACCGGCGAAGGCCATGGCGTAGAAGATGATCCGCTCGACGTTCACGCCGGCGGCACGCGCGGCGAACGGGTTCTCGCCGACCGCGCGCATCCGGAACCCGAGACTGGACCGTTCGACCAGCCACCACACGAAGGCCGTTGCGGCGATGGCGACGATGAAGCCCCAGTTGACCGACAGCGGCGCCGGGAACAGTGACGGGAACTGCGCGGTCACCGGAGTCGGCGACGAGATCGGCTGCGTGCCGCCGGGCCGCTGGAGCAGCCCGGGAGTGGCCAGCAGCCACGCGACGAAGTAGAACGCCACGAAGTTCAGCATGATCGTGAGGATCACCTCGTGCGCGCCGGTGCGGGCTTTGAGGAATCCGACGAGACCGCCCCACAGCGCGCCGCCGAGCAGACCCGCAGCGATGGTCAGCGGCAGGTGGATCAGCAGCGGCGCCTGCACCGTGGTCGCCACGGTCGCGGCGGCGGCGATGCCGATGAGCATCTGACCGCGCGCACCGATGTTGAACAGGCCGACCCGGAACGCCAGGCCCACGCCGAGACCGGCCGCGATGAGCGGTGTGGCGAAGTTCAGGGTGTCGGTGATCGGCTTGACCGCGCGCACGAACGTGTCCGCCTCGTAGTTCCAGATCGCACCGCGGAAGAGCGACGAGTACGCGCCCGCGAACGACTGCCACACGGCGATGACGGTGTCCTGCGGCCGCGCGAAGAAGTAGCCGGCCGCGGACTGCACCTCGGGGTCGGTGAGGGCGACGAGGATGCCGCCGATCAGCATCGCCAGCACGATCGCGAGGATCGTGGTGACGATGTTGCCGCGCAGGATCTCCCGGATCACCTGGTTCTGGCGCGGCGGCGGCGTGTCGCCAGCGGGTGTCTGGCTGGCGGATTCACCCGCGGCGGTGCGGGTGAGGACCGGGTCGCTCCCACCGGGGCCGAGGCTGCTGCTCTCGGGGCTCTGGCCGCTCACGCGGTGACCTCCTCATCGGCCGCCGCGACGGGCGGCTTCTCTCCGGCCATCATGAGGCCGAGGACTTCGCGCGGCGCGTCGCCGGGCACGATGCCCACGATGCGTCCGCGGTACATGACCGCGATGCGGTCGGCGAGCGCGGAGACCTCATCCAGCTCGGTGGAGACGACGATCACCGGAACGCCGGCGTCGCGGGTGGCGACGATGCGCTTGTGGACGAACTCGATCGACCCGACGTCGATGCCGCGAGTCGGCTGCGAGGCGACGAACAGCTTCAGGTCGCGGCTGAGCTCTCGTGCGAGCACGACCTTCTGCTGGTTTCCGCCGGACAGCCGGCCGGCGGCGAGATCCGGGCCCTGGGTGCGGATGTCGAACTCGGCGATCTTCTCCTCAGCGAACTCCCGCAGCACCCCGCGCTTGAGCGTCGCGGCGGCGAAGAACGGCGCTCCGCTGGAGCGGTTGAGGATGAGGTTGTCGGCGACGCTGAACTCGCCGACGAGCCCTTCGACCTTGCGATCCTCCGGCACGAACCCGACGCCCTCGTCGACGATCTGCTTGACGGTCTTGCCGACCAGCTCCTCGCCGTCGAGGGAGATCGAGCCGGTGAGCTTGCGCTGCAGACCGATGATGGCCTCGGTGAGCTCGGTCTGACCGTTGCCCTGCACCCCCGCGATCGCGAGCACCTCGCCCGGTCGCACGGTGAAGGAGATGTCGTCGACGACGATCTGGTCGGTGTCGTCGACCACGCGGAGGTTCTCGACGACGAGTCCTCCTTCGCGCAGCTGCGGCGCATCCTTCTGCACCGTCAGCTCGACGGCACGGCCGACCATGAGCGAGGCGAGCTCGGCGTTCGAAGCGGTCGGCGCGGCCTCGCCGACGACCGATCCGAGGCGGATGACGGTGATGCGGTCCGCCACTTCGCGGACCTCCCGCAGCTTGTGGGTGATGAAGACGATGGATGTGCCCTCGTCGCGCAGCTGACGCATGATGCCCATCAGCTCGTCGGTCTCCTGGGGCGTGAGGACGGCGGTGGGTTCGTCGAACACGAGCACCTTCGCGTCGCGCGAGAGCGCTTTGATGATCTCGACGCGCTGCTGCGCCCCGACCGGCAGGTCGCCGACGAGCGCGTCGGGGTCGATGTGGAAGCCGAAGCGGGCGGCCACCTCGTTCACGTGGGAACGTGCCTTGTCGAGGTCCAGAGCTCCGATGCCCGTGGTGTCCTCGTGTCCGAGCATGACGTTCTCGGCGACGGTGAAGACCGGGATGAGCATGAAGTGCTGGTGAACCATGCCGATGCCCGCGGCCATCGCATCGCCCGGTCCGGCGAAGTGCTGCACCTCGCCGTCGATGACGATGTCGCCCTCCTCCGCGGTGTAGAGGCCGTACAGCACGTTCATCAGCGTGCTCTTGCCGGCGCCGTTCTCGCCCAGGAGGCAATGGATCTCTCCCGGCTCGACCACCAGATCGATGTGGTCGTTGGCCACCAGTGAGCCGAAGCGTTTGGTGATCCCTCGAAGCTCGAGCGTCATATCCGCCAATCTATCGATTCGACAGGCGGCCGGACAGATGCACGCATCTGCCCGGCCGCCGGGGTGTTTCCGCGCCGCTTACGGGGAAGCGGGCGACGTGGCGTCGATCGAACCGTCGATGATGCCCGCGCGGATCTCCTCGAGCTCTGCGGCCAGGTCGGGGTCGACCATGTCCTCGAAGTCGTGGAACGACGAGATGCCGACACCGTCGTTCTCGAGGGTTCCGACGAACGGGGTGACGTCGAACTCGTCGTTCGCTGCCTGCACAGCGGCCTCGTACACGGCGACGTCCATCCCCTTGAGGATCGACAGCAGCAGCAGATCGGCGACCGACGGGTCGGTCTCGTAGACGTCGGCGTCGACCCCCATCAGGGCGATGTCGCCACCGGAGTCGCGGATCGCCTCAGCGGCCGACTGGTAGATCGGGCCGCCGACGGGCAGGAGCACGTCGACGTCCTGGTCGATGATGCCCTGGGCGACCTGCTTGGCGCGGTCGTTCGCGGCGAACTCCTCGGTGAACTGGCCCTCCTGGGACTCGATGTCCCAGCCGACGACCTCGACCTCGGTGTCGTTCTGCTCGTTGTAGTACTCCACGCCGAGCTGGAAGCCGTCCATGAAGATCGTCACCGGCGGAATCTTCGCCCCACCGAAGGTGCCGACCTTGCCCGACTCGGTGTACGAGGCTGCGGCGTATCCGCCGAGGAAGGCGGCCTGCGCGGTGTCGAAGACCAGCGGCTTGATGTTCGGGGCGTCGGTCTCGCCGTCGAAGTCGTTGTCGGCCCAGTCGTCGATGATGGCGAACTCGACGTCGGGGTTGGCCTGGGCCGCGGTGACCGTCGGCGCGCTCAGCAGGAAGCCGACCGAGACGATGAAGTCGCAGCCCTCGGCCACGAGGTTGTCGAGGTTCGCCTCGTAGTCGCTGGCCGAGGCGGACTCGGTCGTGGCGATCTCGAAGCCCAGTTCCTCACTCGCCTGCTCGAGGCCGGCCAGGCCCAGCTGGTTGAAGGACTTGTCGTTGAAGCCGCCCTCGTCAGAGACCATGCAGGCCTTGAAGTCGGACATGCCCTCGGCGGCGGTGTCGGTGGTGTCGTCCTCGGGGGCCGAGCCGCAGCCGGCGAGGGCGACGAGCAGGCCCGCGGCGGCTGTGGCGCCGACGAGCTTCTTGGTGCGTGAGATGGTCAACTCAGCCTCCACATACAGGTCCCGTGACTCTCACGGGGACTGCATCAAGTTACACAGTGCGAAGGAGAATCGACAGAGAGCGGGCACAGTCACCGACGAATGGTTACAAACCTGCAATAAGCGCTGAAGCGCCGGTCACAGCACGTCGCCCCGACCGGACAGTTTGAGCGCGTCGACGACACCCTTCACTCGCTGCGCGTTCTCGCTCGTGGTGACCAGCAGCGCATCCTCGGTGTCGACGACCACGATGTCGCGCACGCCGATGAGGCTGATCACCCGAGACGTCTGGCTCACCACGATGCCGCTCGCGGCATCCGACAGAATGCGCGCGTTCTCCCCGAGGATCGCGAGGTCGTTGTGGCGGCCGTGCGAGTTGAGCTTGGCGAGGCTGGCGAAATCGCCCACGTCGTCCCAATCGAAGTGCCCCGGGATGACCGCGAGTGCACCCTTGGCGGCCGCCGGCTCGGCCACGGCGTAGTCGATCGCGATCTTCGTCAGCGACGGCCACACGCGGTCGACGACGGGCCCCCGGCGCTCGCGGTCGTCCCATGCCTCGGCGAGTTCCATGAGCCCGGCGTGCAGATCCGGCTGATTGGCCTCGATCTCGGCGAGCAGCACATCCGCACGCGAGATGAACATGCCGGCGTTCCACAGGTAGGAGCGGTCGGCGAAGTAGGCCCGGGCCGTGTCGAGGTCGGGCTTCTCCACGAAGCTCTGCACAAGGGCCGCCTCGGGCGCGCCGTCGATGACGATGCCGTCGCCCTTCTTGATGTAGCCGAATCCGATCGACGCCTCCGAGGGCTGGATGCCGATCGTGCAGACGTAGCCCTTGCGAGCCGTCTCGACGGCCTGCCTCACCGCCCAGTCGAACAGGTGCGGCACGCGGATGACGTGGTCGGCCGCGAACGATCCGATGATCACGTCGGGCTCCCGACGGTGCAGGATGGCGGCGGCCAGCCCGATCGCGGCGGCCGAGTCACGGGGCTCGGACTCGAGGAAGACGTTCTTGTCCGGGATCCCCGGCAGCTGCTGCTCGACCGCGGCGCGGTGCGCACGACCGGTCACCACCGAGATGCGCTCGGCGCCGGCGAGCGGTTCCAGGCGGTCCCACGTGTCGCGCAGCAGCGTCTGCCCCGAGCCACTCAGGTCGTGCAGGAACTTCGGCGCGTCGGCGCGCGAGAGCGGCCACAGGCGGCTGCCGATCCCTCCGGCGGGGATGACGGCGTAGAAGTCGGCGATCGGCTCAGGCATGCGGCAAGGGTAGCGGCCGCGGGTGTCGGGGATGTGTCGCCCCGCCCGACCGGACAGATCTCTCGACGTCGAGAGAGTTAGGTCGCCCTAATCGCCGGAATCCCGCGGCGCCGAATAAGCTGGGAAAGCGCCCGCGTGACGCAGGGGACCGTGGTCCCCGAAGGGGCATACCGCCCTCACCGTGTACGAGTCCAGGGAGGACGACCGTGTCTGCTCCAGCACGCGAGGTACCGACGGTGTCGCAGACGACATCGCGAGTGCCCCGAGGAACCCTCTATCGCGGCAACGAGGGGATGTGGTCCTGGGTTCTGCACCGCATCACCGGTGTCGCGATCTTCTTCTTCCTGCTCGTGCACGTGCTCGACACGTCGCTGATCCGCGTGTCGCCGGAGGCCTACGACATCGTCATCGGCGCCTACAAGAACCCGCTGATGGGCATTGGCGAGGTCGCCCTCGTCGGCGCCATCGCGTACCACGCCTACAACGGGCTGCGCATCATCCTCGTCGACTTCTGGTCCAAGGGCGCGCGCTACCAGCGGCAGCTGTGGTGGGGAGTCCTGGGGCTCTGGGCGGTCACGATGGCCGGGTTCGTTCCGCGTCACCTCATCAACGTCTTCTCCGATCTGGGAGGGGGCCACTGATGTCCGCGACCATCGCCGACCCCCGCTCGGCCCGCCCGGCCAGCCGCCGTCGCGGCAACCTCGAGAAGTGGGGCTGGATGTACATGCGCGCCTCGGGCGTGCTGCTGGTGGTGCTCATCTTCGGCCACCTGTTCGTCAACCTCATGACCGGCGACGGCATCCACCAGATCGACTTCGCGTTCGTGGCCGGAAAGCTCGCCAGCCCGTTCTGGCAGTGGTGGGACGTGCTCATGCTGTGGCTCGCCCTCATCCACGGCGCGAACGGCATGCGCACGATCGTGAACGACTACGTGACCCACAAGACCACGCGAAGCGTGCTGGTGTGGGCGGTGTGGCTCGCCGCGGGCTTCCTCATCGTCCTCGGCACCCTGGTCGTCTTCACCTTCGACCCGTGCCTCGGCGTGACCCCCGACAGCTCGCTGTGGGCGATGTGCCAGGCCGCGTGAGCGACGAGAACCCTTCAGAGACGGAACAACAAGCCTGTGACCACTGAGACAGCGGACAGCTACGTCAAGGACGGCGTCCACTACCACCAGTTCGACATCGTGATCGTCGGCGCCGGCGGCGCCGGCATGCGGGCGGCGATCGAGGCCGGACCGGGTGCGAAGACCGCGGTCATCTCCAAGCTCTACCCCACGCGATCCCACACCGGCGCGGCGCAGGGCGGCATGGCCGCGGCCCTCGCGAACGTCGAAGAGGACTCGTGGGAGTGGCACACGTTCGACACCGTCAAGGGCGGCGACTACCTCGTCGACCAGGACGCGGCCGAGATCCTCGCGAAGGAGGCCATCGACGCGGTCATCGACCTCGAGAACATGGGGCTTCCGTTCAACCGCACCCCCGAGGGCAAGATCGACCAGCGCCGTTTCGGCGGGCACACCGCCGAGCATGGCAAGAACCCGGTGCGCCGCGCGTGCTACGCGGCCGACCGCACCGGTCACATGATCCTGCAGACGCTGTTCCAGAACTGCGTCAAGCTCGGCATCAACTTCTTCAACGAGTTCTACGTGCTCGACCTGCTCACGGTGAAGGATGCCGACGGCGCGACCAAGGTCTCCGGCGTCGTCGCGTACGAGCTCGCCACCGGCGACCTGCACGTGTTCCAGTCCAAGGCGGTCGTCTTCGCCACCGGCGGGTTCGGCAAGATCTTCAAGACGACCTCCAACGCCCACACGCTCACCGGCGACGGCGTCGGCATCGTGTGGCGCAAGGGCCTGCCGCTGGAGGACATGGAGTTCTTCCAGTTCCACCCGACGGGCCTTGCCGGCCTCGGCATCCTGCTCACCGAGGGCGCCCGCGGCGAGGGCGCGATCCTGCGCAACGCGTCTGGTGAGCGCTTCATGGAGCGCTACGCCCCGACGATCAAGGACCTCGCGCCGCGCGACATCGTCGCCCGCTGCATGGTGCAGGAGGTCGCGGAGGGCCGCGGCGCCGGGCCCCATAAGGACTACGTGCTCCTGGACTGCACGCACCTGGGCGCCGAGGTGCTCGAGACCAAGCTCCCCGACATCACCGAGTTCGCCCGCACGTACCTCGGCGTCGACCCGGTCGTCGAGCCGGTGCCGGTGATGCCGACCGCGCACTACGCGATGGGCGGCATCCCGACCAATGTCGCCGCCGAAGTGCTCAGCGACAACGACACCGTCGTTCCGGGCCTGTACGCCGCGGGAGAATGCGCGTGCGTGTCGGTGCACGGCTCGAACCGCCTGGGCACCAACTCGCTGCTCGACATCAACGTCTTCGGCAAGCGCGCCGGGCGCAACGCCGTCGCCTACGTGCAGGACGCGGAGTTCGTGCCGCTCCCCGAGGATCCCGCCGGCGCCGTGCGCGACCTGATCGAGGGCCTGCGCGCGGGCACCGGCACGGAGCGCATCGCGGTGCTGCGCAAGACCCTGCAGGACGAGATGGACAAGAAGGCCCAGGTCTTCCGCACCGACGAGTCGCTCGGCGAGATGCTCGAGACGATCGAGGAGCTCCGCGAGCGGTTCAAGAACATCCACGTCGACGACAAGGGCAAGCGGTTCAACACCGACCTTCTCGAGGCCGTCGAGCTCGGGTTCCTCCTCGACATCGCCGAGGTCGTCGTGGTCGCGGCCCGCAACCGCAAGGAGAGCCGCGGCGGGCACATGCGCGACGACTTCCCCAAGCGCGACGACGAGAACTACATGCAGCACACCATGTCGTACCTCACCGGCGACCCCCACTCGTCGCACGCCGACGATCACATCTCGCTGGGCTGGAAGCCCGTCGTGATCACCCGCTACCAGCCGATGGAGAGGAAGTACTGATGTCAACCGCACTGGTCGACCCCGACGCCATCGCCGACATCGAGGCGGACGACGACACCGGGGTGCAGGCGTTCCTCGTCACCTTCATCATCCGCCGGTTCGACCCCGAGGTCGACGCCGAGCCGCGCTGGGTCGACTACGACGTCGAGCTGTTCTCGACCGACCGTGTCCTGGATGCGCTGCACAAGATCAAGTGGGAGGTCGACGGTTCGCTGACCTTCCGCCGCTCGTGCGCCCACGGCATCTGCGGCTCCGACGCGATGCGCATCAACGGTCGCAACCGGCTGGCGTGCAAGACGCTCATCAAGGACCTCGACATCTCGCAGCCGATCTACGTCGAGGCGATCAAGGGCCTGCCGCTGGAGAAGGACCTCGTGGTCGACATGGAGCCCTTCTTCGCCTCGTACCGCGAGGTGCAGCCCTTCCTCATCTCGAACTCGGCCCCGGAGCCCGGCAAGGAGCGCGTGCAGTCCATCAAGGACCGCGCGATCTTCGACGACACCACCAAGTGCATCCTGTGCGCCGCGTGCACGTCGTCGTGCCCGGTGTTCTGGACCGACGGCCAGTACTTCGGGCCGGCCGCGATCGTCAACGCCCACCGATTCATCTTCGATTCGCGCGACGACGCGGGCGACGTGCGGCTGGACATCCTCAACGACAAGGAAGGCGTGTGGCGCTGCCGCACGACCTTCAACTGCACCGAGGCGTGCCCGCGCGGCATCGAGGTGACCAAGGCGATCGCCGAGGTCAAGCAGGCGGTCCTGCGCGGTGGCGCGTGAGGGGCGCCCTCGTCGCGTCATAGTCTGAGGGTGTGAGACGCTCGCGGCACGGTCATCCGGAGACCCCCGGCACCGGGGATCCGCGTGAGATGACCGTCGCCGAGGCGACCCACGAGGAGCAGACGCTGCGGGCGCGGTGGGAATCCACGCAGGAGGTGCTGCGCGAGAGGTTCGAAGAGCCGATCGGGCGCGCGACCACCCTCACGCGCAAGACGCTCGCGTGGTTCCCCGTCCGGGTGTGGCGGCACTTCCTGCAGCACAACGGGTTCCTCCTCGCCGCGGGCGTGAGCTACCAGGCGCTGTTCGCGATCTTCGCCACCATCTACGTCGCCTTCGCGGTCGCGGGCCTGTGGCTCGGGGGCAGTCCCGAGGCGATCGACGCGATGATCCGCGCGATCAACAGCTACATCCCCGACCTCATCAGCGACGACGGCGAGGGCCTGTTCACCACGGCGCAGGTGACCGAGATCGCCACCAGCAGCACCGGCGTGCTCGGCATCACCGGCATCGTCGCACTGGTCACCCTGATCTGGACGGCGATCGGGTTCATCACGTTCGCCCGCCGCGCCGTGCGGGACATCTTCGGCATTCCCCCGGATCGCCGCAGCTATTTCCTGCTCAAGGCGAGGGATCTGCTGGCTTCGGCGATCTTCGGGGCCGCGCTCCTGGTGGGATCGGGCCTCGGGTTCGTGGGCACGTGGGCGCTCGGGCTGCTGTTCGACCTGCTCGGGTGGCCGACGACGTCGACGATCTACAACGTGCTCGGTCAGGCTGCGGCGCTGCTGGTGTCGTTCCTGCTGTTCTCGGCGGCACTCGCGTCGCTGGTGAAGTTCCTCACCGGCACCTCGCTGCGGTGGCGGCAGATCATCCCCGGCGCGGTGCTCGGGGGCGCCGCGATCACGGTGCTGCAGATCGGAGCCGGCTGGCTGCTGATCTACACGCCTTCCAACCCGCTGCTGGCGACGTTCGCGATCTTCGTCGGGCTGCTGCTGTGGTTCCGCATCATCGGGGTCATCATCCTCGTGGCGTCCTCGTGGATGGCGGTGGCCGCCACCGACGAGGACCTGCCGATTCTTCAGCGCACCGAGGAGGAACGACTCGCAGCGGAGCATGCGGCGCTCCTCACGGCGGCGCACGTACGCCTGCGCAGCGCGCGTGCGGGGGCCGCCTCGGCGCCCTGGTACCGGCGCATCGCCGCGCGCCGCGCGGTGGCCGATGCCGAGAAGGAGCTGGCCGAGGTCGAGCGCTCCGCTCCCCCGCCGCCGAAGCGCGGCTCCCTCTTCGAGTAACGCCGTCGCCGCGGGCATGTCGGATGGCGCCGTTAGGCTGGCGGGCGTGTCTGAGCTCCTTCGCATCGCCTCCGTCAACGTCAACGGCATCCGGGCCGCCGTCCGCAAGGGGATGATCGAATGGCTCGACGCCACCGAGGTCGACGTGCTCGCGCTGCAAGAGGTGCGCGCCGACGCCGACCAGCTCGCGCACGCGCTGCCCGGGTGGGAGATCGTCGCTGACGAGGCGACGGCGAAGGGGCGCGCCGGCGTCGCCATCCTCACCCGCACCCCCGTGGCCGCCGTGCGCACCGAGCTGGGCGCGCCCGAGTTCGATTCCGCCGGCCGCTGGATCGAGGCCGACCTCGTCGTCGCCGGGGAGAGCCTCACGGTCGTCAGCGCCTACGTGCACACCGGCGAGGCCGAAACTCCCCGCCAAGACGAGAAGTGGGCCTTCCTCGACGCGATGGACGAGCGTCTCCCGGCGCTCCGCGCCGCATCCCCGCTCTCCCTCGTCATGGGCGATCTCAACGTCGGTCACCGGGAACTCGACATCAAGAACTGGCGAGGCAATAGGAAGAAGAGCGGATTCCTCCCCCGCGAGCGCGCCTACTTCGACCGTTGGCTCGCAGCCGAGGGTACCGAGGTCGAGGCCGTCGACGGCACACGCGGCACCGGCCTCGGCTGGGTCGACGTCGGCCGCCGCCACCACGGCGACGTGGAGGGGCCCTACACGTGGTGGTCCATGCGCGGTCGAGCGTTCGACAACGACACCGGATGGCGCATCGACTACCACCTCGCCACCCCGGAACTCGCCGACCGGGTCGAGGGCTACCGCATCGATCGCGCATCCACGTGGGACACCCGGTGGAGCGACCACGCGCCGGTGATCGCGGACTATCGGATCGGATCCGTCTGACCGCGCCCTGACAGGGACCCGATGGGACGGCCGATGGGATCGATAACTATGGCATCACGGCTTGCTATGTTCGCACGTCGTCGGGGTGGTGGGCCTCGATAGGGTGGGCCCGGACCATGACGACCACTGGGAGGTACGGATGGGTCATCGGAGTGCGCACGCGCGCGTCGCCACCGCATTGCTGGCCGCGACGGCCGTCGCACTCACCGCGTGCACCGCGGTGGAATCCGAACCGTCCGCCGACGGTCTTCACGGGCACGTCGCGCCCGTCGTCGAGGGCGCTGACACCGGCGACTGGGCGCTGACGGCGTGGGCCGTCGGCGCCGGTGAGCCGATCGAGCTCGGCCGGACCACGACCGACGAGGACGGGGCCTTCCACCTCGATCCGTTCACGCTCCCCGAGGACCGCATCCTGCTCGTCGAAGCCGCGCACGGCGGGGCCGAGCGGGCCGACCTGGTCGCGGTGAGCGCATCCGATGACCTCACCGAGCTGACCCTCAACGAACGCACCACCGTGGCGGCCGCCTACGGTCTCGCCCAGTTCTTCGGACGCGAGCTCCCCTCGGGCGAGAACCCGGGCCTCGCCAACGCGACCGCGATGGCCGGCAACCTCGCCGACCCCGCGACCGGCGCCTACGGCGAGGTGCTGATGACCTCGCCGAACGCGTACGAGACGCAGACGCTGCCCGCCTTCACGTCGCTGTCGAACATCGTCGGCGCCTGCCTCGTCGATCGCGAGGTTTGTCACGACGTGTACGCGGCGGCGGGCGTCGACGACACCGCCTCGATGGCATCCGCGATCGCCACCATCGCCCGCGATCCGTCTGCCGCGGCCGAGGAGCTCTTCGAGCTTTCGCAGCTCGAGCAGGGAGACCGCCCCGGGCTGGATGCGGCCCCCGCGGCGTGGACGCTCGCGCTGCGCTTCGACGGCGACGGCACCGACCTCGCCGGACCAGGGAACTTCGCCATCGATCCCGACGGCAACATCTGGATCAACAACAACTACGAGTACAACGCCGACCCGCAGACCCCGGTCTGCGGCAGCGACCAGATGTTCAAATTCTCG carries:
- a CDS encoding succinate dehydrogenase iron-sulfur subunit, giving the protein MSTALVDPDAIADIEADDDTGVQAFLVTFIIRRFDPEVDAEPRWVDYDVELFSTDRVLDALHKIKWEVDGSLTFRRSCAHGICGSDAMRINGRNRLACKTLIKDLDISQPIYVEAIKGLPLEKDLVVDMEPFFASYREVQPFLISNSAPEPGKERVQSIKDRAIFDDTTKCILCAACTSSCPVFWTDGQYFGPAAIVNAHRFIFDSRDDAGDVRLDILNDKEGVWRCRTTFNCTEACPRGIEVTKAIAEVKQAVLRGGA
- a CDS encoding YihY/virulence factor BrkB family protein, which encodes MRRSRHGHPETPGTGDPREMTVAEATHEEQTLRARWESTQEVLRERFEEPIGRATTLTRKTLAWFPVRVWRHFLQHNGFLLAAGVSYQALFAIFATIYVAFAVAGLWLGGSPEAIDAMIRAINSYIPDLISDDGEGLFTTAQVTEIATSSTGVLGITGIVALVTLIWTAIGFITFARRAVRDIFGIPPDRRSYFLLKARDLLASAIFGAALLVGSGLGFVGTWALGLLFDLLGWPTTSTIYNVLGQAAALLVSFLLFSAALASLVKFLTGTSLRWRQIIPGAVLGGAAITVLQIGAGWLLIYTPSNPLLATFAIFVGLLLWFRIIGVIILVASSWMAVAATDEDLPILQRTEEERLAAEHAALLTAAHVRLRSARAGAASAPWYRRIAARRAVADAEKELAEVERSAPPPPKRGSLFE
- a CDS encoding exodeoxyribonuclease III, which gives rise to MSELLRIASVNVNGIRAAVRKGMIEWLDATEVDVLALQEVRADADQLAHALPGWEIVADEATAKGRAGVAILTRTPVAAVRTELGAPEFDSAGRWIEADLVVAGESLTVVSAYVHTGEAETPRQDEKWAFLDAMDERLPALRAASPLSLVMGDLNVGHRELDIKNWRGNRKKSGFLPRERAYFDRWLAAEGTEVEAVDGTRGTGLGWVDVGRRHHGDVEGPYTWWSMRGRAFDNDTGWRIDYHLATPELADRVEGYRIDRASTWDTRWSDHAPVIADYRIGSV